Proteins encoded in a region of the Isosphaeraceae bacterium EP7 genome:
- a CDS encoding patatin-like phospholipase family protein, which yields MNDDVIPLLKVHEYFQNASDETLQEVARLGQVVHYSVGSVVHEADVVLTTVGFVLRGRLKAVRVGANGSESLFRMIERGEQFGLMVGALGESVPIRVVALEPTTVLKLDYEEALELTLTRPDLRRLWLKTYARSLRKIFLGDAPKRSTMMLALIHNSPATRPVAERLIRRLSDLGEKLAVLSDSDQRLDSPNVRFRSLREHGRDLTSDEIREQVAQWQDVNRVIFDVNEYLTPERTAQLMELVDRVIYFVPANEAYSAIRRLREIDVQARGWRDKIGIAWLLGGDTPVLSTVPNLVDLASRDFKIHETPPGLPSGRSLANGLERLVHDLRGVRVGVALGGGAARGLSHLGVLKALERSGIVVDMIAGTSAGAMTGIMYSAGLDPDYNADSFAKDLLPSWIFRHLSQGNYWHLLYKYRRGHFDPMLRKYLDDWKLEQLAIPCLSVTLDLVSGSSVVRERGDAVHAILESINLPVLSVPIVRNGQALIDGGLVNNIPANVLVSMGCNFVIAVSVSAKLETRFCDISPEKPTLSRNYPGIVPTIFRSLLVQNYNLNAFGVQPADVVIEPDVTGIDPSEFMRAKELAAIGEAAALEQIPKIQRLLNRLDPQLFKPGSDAHEAAPA from the coding sequence ATGAACGATGATGTCATTCCGCTCCTGAAAGTGCACGAGTACTTTCAGAATGCGTCCGATGAGACCCTCCAGGAAGTCGCCCGGCTCGGGCAAGTCGTGCACTATTCAGTCGGCAGCGTCGTCCACGAGGCGGACGTCGTGCTCACCACCGTGGGCTTCGTCCTGCGCGGGAGGCTCAAGGCCGTACGCGTCGGCGCGAACGGCAGCGAGTCGCTGTTTCGAATGATCGAGCGAGGCGAACAATTCGGGCTGATGGTCGGCGCGCTAGGCGAATCGGTCCCGATCCGCGTCGTCGCGCTGGAGCCCACGACGGTCCTCAAGCTGGACTATGAAGAGGCGCTCGAGCTGACACTCACCAGGCCGGACCTGCGCCGCCTGTGGCTCAAGACCTACGCGAGAAGCTTGCGAAAGATCTTCTTGGGCGACGCCCCCAAGCGGTCGACGATGATGCTGGCGCTGATCCACAATTCACCCGCAACACGTCCGGTGGCCGAACGGCTCATCCGTCGGCTGTCCGACCTCGGTGAGAAGCTCGCCGTCTTGAGCGATTCGGACCAGCGACTGGATTCGCCGAATGTGCGATTTCGGTCGCTCCGAGAGCACGGACGAGATTTGACGTCGGACGAAATCCGGGAGCAAGTCGCTCAATGGCAGGACGTCAATCGGGTCATCTTCGACGTCAACGAATACCTGACGCCGGAACGGACGGCGCAGTTGATGGAACTCGTCGACCGTGTGATCTATTTCGTCCCGGCAAATGAGGCGTACAGTGCAATCCGCCGCCTGAGGGAGATCGACGTGCAGGCCCGGGGCTGGCGCGACAAGATCGGGATCGCCTGGCTGCTCGGGGGTGACACCCCCGTGCTCTCCACGGTTCCGAACCTCGTCGATCTCGCTTCCCGCGATTTCAAAATCCACGAAACGCCGCCGGGATTGCCGTCAGGCCGGTCCCTGGCCAACGGACTGGAGCGTCTGGTCCACGACCTTCGAGGCGTGCGCGTGGGCGTCGCTCTCGGCGGCGGGGCCGCCCGGGGCTTGTCGCACCTCGGCGTGCTCAAGGCCCTCGAACGCAGCGGTATCGTCGTGGACATGATCGCGGGCACCAGCGCCGGCGCCATGACCGGCATCATGTACTCCGCCGGCCTGGATCCCGACTACAACGCCGATTCCTTCGCCAAGGACCTTCTCCCCTCCTGGATTTTTCGCCACCTGTCGCAAGGCAACTACTGGCACCTCCTGTACAAGTATCGCCGCGGGCACTTCGATCCGATGCTGCGCAAGTACCTGGATGACTGGAAACTCGAGCAACTTGCCATCCCATGTCTTTCCGTCACGCTCGACCTGGTGAGCGGAAGCTCGGTCGTTCGCGAACGCGGCGACGCCGTGCATGCGATCCTCGAGAGCATCAACTTGCCCGTGCTCTCCGTGCCGATCGTCCGCAACGGCCAGGCGCTCATCGACGGCGGGCTGGTCAACAACATCCCGGCGAATGTGCTGGTGTCGATGGGTTGCAATTTCGTGATCGCCGTCAGTGTGTCGGCGAAGCTGGAGACTCGTTTCTGCGATATCTCGCCCGAGAAACCAACCCTGTCCAGGAATTATCCGGGCATCGTGCCGACGATTTTCCGCAGCCTGCTCGTTCAGAATTACAACCTGAACGCCTTCGGGGTTCAACCGGCGGATGTGGTCATCGAGCCGGACGTGACGGGTATCGATCCCTCGGAGTTCATGAGGGCGAAGGAGCTCGCCGCGATTGGCGAGGCGGCCGCGCTCGAACAAATCCCGAAGATCCAGCGGCTCTTGAATCGGCTCGACCCTCAACTCTTCAAGCCCGGCTCTGACGCGCATGAGGCCGCGCCGGCGTGA
- a CDS encoding DUF4105 domain-containing protein — MAYIPVIITGASLLVCALVAVWMVGAIYFDVCGGAGWGRWVALAWAAGVIAMFAVWRPLWLPIVALLGAGSLFLAWWYRLKPTNDRDWDPSMALLQRADITGDAVTIDKVRNLEYRTLDDFTPHWESRTYHLSNVKGVDVIFFDWGDGLRGHPVLVFDFGDDGRICMSIEARITKGQKYSALSSLYRQQELIFIAADERDIILRRTKFGKHQWAYLYHINSSVEELKMLFLDYVNTINQLYESPRWYHALFTNCTTSFYKLPSTRVRWDWRVIANARLDRALYHDGRVDRTIPFKELRRLSYLNDIANAAPAEGFGDHIRRELERIRHER; from the coding sequence ATGGCTTACATACCGGTAATCATCACGGGAGCATCGCTGCTCGTGTGTGCCTTGGTTGCCGTCTGGATGGTCGGCGCGATTTACTTCGACGTGTGTGGCGGAGCTGGATGGGGCCGTTGGGTCGCGCTGGCCTGGGCCGCCGGCGTGATTGCGATGTTCGCGGTCTGGCGGCCACTCTGGCTGCCGATCGTTGCCTTGCTCGGGGCGGGGTCGCTGTTCCTCGCTTGGTGGTACCGACTGAAACCGACCAACGACCGCGACTGGGACCCGAGCATGGCGCTGCTACAGCGGGCTGACATCACCGGCGACGCGGTGACGATCGATAAAGTCCGCAACCTGGAGTACCGTACGCTGGACGATTTCACACCGCATTGGGAGAGCCGCACTTATCATCTCTCGAACGTCAAAGGAGTGGATGTCATCTTCTTCGACTGGGGAGACGGGCTTAGGGGCCACCCCGTCTTGGTCTTTGACTTCGGAGACGATGGCCGCATCTGCATGTCAATTGAGGCGAGAATCACGAAGGGGCAGAAATACTCGGCCTTGAGCAGCCTCTATCGGCAGCAGGAGCTGATCTTTATCGCAGCGGATGAGCGCGACATCATTCTGCGTCGCACGAAATTCGGCAAGCACCAATGGGCGTACCTCTACCACATCAATTCGAGCGTGGAGGAACTAAAAATGCTGTTTCTCGATTACGTGAATACAATCAATCAACTGTACGAGAGCCCTCGCTGGTACCATGCGCTGTTCACCAACTGCACGACGTCGTTCTACAAGCTTCCCAGCACGCGGGTCCGCTGGGACTGGCGTGTCATTGCCAACGCCCGTTTAGATCGGGCCCTCTATCATGACGGTCGAGTGGATCGGACGATTCCTTTCAAGGAACTCCGCCGACTCTCCTACCTGAACGACATTGCGAACGCAGCCCCGGCGGAGGGTTTCGGGGATCATATCCGACGCGAACTCGAAAGGATCCGCCATGAACGATGA
- a CDS encoding TlpA disulfide reductase family protein: MHAQIGDNAPRLTLRLRLALGFAAALAAMPAQGCGRWGADGTSPARGSAFIARTTGESRDLVAHLKLLDDTFEGRNSEDLNEVRKSFVDYSSAVIETADTLMSDADAPEADIRSAAQAKLVALERQAEFLPEERPKLLAAVQAMEKGKHAKVLKTVIASFKLRALCDDITPEALRVMSPAQFKPVVAATIELGKVEPRRSEAPQALFQVAGEAEHRLMDAEALELYKLAEAHTPGTDIARFAAGSAARIEAKGQPLADFKGPSPEPGAPAVNLADLKGKVVLIDYWATWCGPCMAEAGGLTDLRERLGPLGFEILGVSLDDQAARLRDHLAAEKPPWPQIKAVDDSPGSSPWKAPLVARFGISSIPFKLLVDRQGILVATGESLSDIQPKLEALVSPQQATPAATPPAAPAPPPTP, encoded by the coding sequence ATGCACGCTCAGATCGGGGACAACGCCCCACGCCTCACGCTCAGGCTCAGGCTCGCCCTCGGATTCGCCGCAGCCCTCGCCGCCATGCCCGCCCAGGGGTGCGGCCGTTGGGGCGCCGACGGGACCTCGCCGGCGCGAGGGAGTGCGTTCATCGCCAGGACCACCGGCGAGTCGCGCGACCTCGTCGCGCACCTGAAGCTGCTCGACGACACGTTCGAAGGGCGGAATAGCGAAGACCTCAACGAGGTGCGCAAGAGCTTCGTCGACTACAGCTCGGCCGTCATCGAGACCGCCGACACGCTGATGTCCGACGCCGACGCCCCCGAGGCCGACATCCGAAGCGCCGCCCAGGCCAAGCTCGTGGCCCTGGAACGCCAGGCCGAGTTCCTCCCCGAGGAGCGGCCCAAGCTGCTCGCCGCCGTCCAGGCCATGGAGAAAGGCAAGCACGCCAAGGTCCTCAAGACGGTGATCGCCTCCTTCAAGCTGCGTGCCCTCTGCGACGACATCACCCCCGAGGCCCTCCGCGTGATGTCCCCCGCGCAATTCAAGCCGGTCGTCGCCGCCACGATCGAGCTGGGAAAGGTCGAGCCCCGCCGCTCGGAGGCCCCGCAGGCGCTCTTCCAGGTGGCCGGCGAGGCCGAGCACCGGTTGATGGACGCCGAGGCCCTGGAACTGTACAAGCTCGCCGAGGCCCACACCCCCGGCACCGACATCGCCAGGTTCGCCGCCGGCTCGGCCGCGCGGATCGAGGCCAAGGGCCAGCCGCTGGCCGACTTCAAGGGGCCCTCCCCCGAACCCGGGGCCCCCGCGGTGAACCTCGCCGACCTCAAGGGCAAGGTCGTCCTCATCGACTACTGGGCCACCTGGTGCGGTCCATGCATGGCCGAGGCCGGAGGCCTGACCGACCTCCGCGAGCGCCTCGGGCCGCTCGGCTTCGAGATCCTGGGCGTCAGCCTCGACGATCAGGCCGCACGGCTGCGGGACCACCTCGCGGCCGAGAAGCCCCCCTGGCCGCAGATCAAGGCCGTCGACGATTCGCCCGGCTCCTCCCCCTGGAAGGCCCCCCTCGTCGCCCGCTTCGGCATCTCGTCCATCCCGTTCAAGCTCCTCGTCGACCGCCAGGGAATCCTCGTCGCCACCGGCGAGTCCCTGAGCGACATCCAGCCCAAGCTTGAGGCCCTCGTCAGCCCCCAGCAAGCCACCCCGGCCGCGACCCCTCCCGCGGCGCCCGCCCCGCCGCCTACGCCCTGA
- a CDS encoding PIG-L family deacetylase yields the protein MTPQTRVLAIHAHPDDIEIQCAGTLALLARLGCHLTLATMTPGDCGSAEHDAETIAGIRRAEAKAAADLIGADYHCLEFRDLAIFNDDPSRRRMVEFLRATRPDLILAPPPVDYLCDHEMTHLLVRDACFIAPIPNYATRQWEPAPPLTKIPHLYLVDPLEGQDRDARPIPPGFHVDVTPVFPLKRAMLASHASQRNWLMTQHGMDEYLDSQDQWSRHRGAEVGVEHAEGFRQYLGHAYPHDNLLLELLGQDGRGRSSAV from the coding sequence ATGACCCCGCAGACCCGCGTCCTGGCCATCCACGCGCACCCCGACGACATCGAGATCCAGTGCGCCGGGACCCTGGCGCTGCTGGCACGGCTGGGCTGCCACCTGACCCTGGCGACCATGACCCCCGGAGACTGCGGCAGCGCCGAGCACGACGCCGAGACGATCGCCGGAATCCGCCGCGCCGAGGCCAAGGCCGCCGCCGACCTGATCGGTGCCGACTACCACTGCCTCGAATTCCGCGACCTGGCCATCTTCAACGACGACCCCTCCCGCCGCCGGATGGTCGAGTTCCTCCGGGCCACCCGCCCCGACCTGATCCTGGCCCCCCCACCGGTCGACTACCTCTGCGACCACGAGATGACCCACCTCCTCGTCCGCGACGCCTGCTTCATCGCCCCGATCCCCAACTACGCCACCCGCCAGTGGGAGCCCGCCCCTCCCCTAACCAAAATCCCCCACCTCTACCTGGTCGACCCGCTCGAAGGCCAGGACCGAGATGCCCGCCCCATCCCGCCCGGATTCCACGTCGACGTCACCCCTGTTTTTCCCCTGAAGCGGGCGATGCTCGCCAGCCACGCCAGCCAGCGCAACTGGCTGATGACCCAGCACGGCATGGACGAGTACCTCGACAGCCAGGACCAGTGGAGCCGCCACCGAGGCGCCGAGGTGGGCGTCGAGCACGCCGAGGGGTTCCGGCAATACCTGGGGCACGCCTACCCGCACGACAATTTACTGCTGGAACTGCTGGGGCAGGATGGCCGGGGGAGGTCGAGTGCGGTCTGA
- a CDS encoding S8 family serine peptidase — protein sequence MHIFGAGGQRVELEEVSAQVEAGVGGAVFRLAGSEQASTRITRAASAFLKMGMREASPVAMDAREARAITAAPPAVFREASTKLLRIVYKEIVIRFKAGTPEKAREKILRQHGLAVRSRNPLIPDQFVVYDRAGKRAGAGILDVANACREAEEVVFATPNFISEYTRTAPTIIDAQWHLENRAKVPGQKKKEDVRAADAWAVTLGKAKVVVAVLDDGIDVDHPNLKANILKKPDPSEPRDLLGRDFFIPVDPVDPASTNPEHFNPRPKLFQFPFNQMPGNDIHGTACAGVVAAVGRAGGALGIAPKCRILAVKIFHADNFAADAQVADAIRYAALHADVLSLSWSGATSPDIELAIQDAGVLGRNGLGSAVVCAAGNDFGSPVGFPASHADAIAVGASTDQGKLASYSNIGPELWVVAPSSGGKAGIFTTDVSIAGRGFNTGSAAAGGIDGLHTNSFGGTSSATPLVAGVVALMLSVKPSLTRQQVKDILARTADRIGTDHDAATGHSDRFGFGRVNASKAVAAALAMP from the coding sequence ATGCACATCTTCGGTGCCGGTGGACAGCGTGTCGAGTTGGAGGAGGTCTCTGCGCAGGTCGAGGCGGGCGTCGGCGGGGCCGTCTTCCGCCTCGCGGGCTCGGAGCAGGCTTCGACGAGGATCACGAGGGCTGCCAGTGCGTTCCTGAAGATGGGCATGCGGGAAGCGTCCCCGGTGGCCATGGATGCCCGCGAGGCCAGGGCGATCACCGCGGCGCCGCCGGCCGTGTTCCGCGAGGCGAGCACGAAGTTATTGCGCATCGTCTATAAGGAGATCGTGATTCGCTTCAAGGCGGGCACGCCGGAGAAGGCACGGGAGAAGATCCTCAGGCAGCATGGGCTGGCCGTCCGCTCGCGGAATCCCCTCATCCCCGACCAGTTCGTGGTTTACGACCGGGCGGGCAAGCGCGCCGGGGCCGGGATCCTGGACGTGGCCAACGCATGCAGGGAGGCTGAGGAGGTCGTCTTCGCCACGCCGAACTTCATCTCCGAGTACACCCGCACCGCCCCGACGATCATCGATGCGCAATGGCATCTGGAGAACCGCGCCAAGGTGCCCGGCCAGAAGAAGAAGGAGGACGTGAGGGCCGCCGATGCCTGGGCGGTGACGCTGGGCAAGGCGAAGGTGGTCGTCGCGGTGCTCGACGATGGCATCGATGTCGACCACCCGAATCTGAAGGCCAACATCCTCAAGAAACCCGACCCGTCGGAGCCGCGTGACCTCCTCGGGCGCGACTTCTTCATCCCGGTCGACCCCGTCGACCCCGCCAGCACGAACCCCGAGCATTTCAATCCCAGGCCCAAGCTGTTCCAATTCCCGTTCAACCAGATGCCCGGCAACGACATCCACGGGACGGCTTGCGCGGGGGTGGTCGCCGCGGTGGGCAGGGCGGGCGGCGCGTTGGGCATCGCGCCGAAGTGCCGGATCCTGGCGGTGAAGATCTTCCACGCCGACAACTTCGCCGCCGATGCCCAGGTGGCCGATGCCATCCGCTATGCGGCGCTGCACGCGGATGTCCTGTCGCTCTCCTGGTCGGGAGCGACGAGCCCCGATATCGAGCTGGCGATCCAGGACGCCGGGGTGCTGGGCCGCAACGGCCTGGGCTCGGCCGTGGTCTGCGCCGCCGGGAACGATTTCGGGTCCCCGGTCGGGTTCCCCGCCTCGCACGCGGACGCGATCGCGGTCGGGGCATCGACCGACCAGGGCAAGCTCGCGTCTTACTCGAATATCGGCCCTGAGCTGTGGGTTGTGGCCCCGTCGAGCGGTGGCAAGGCGGGCATCTTCACCACCGACGTCTCGATCGCGGGCCGCGGGTTCAACACGGGCTCGGCCGCGGCCGGGGGGATCGACGGGCTGCACACCAACAGCTTCGGCGGGACCTCGTCGGCCACGCCGCTGGTCGCGGGCGTGGTGGCGCTGATGCTCTCGGTGAAGCCGAGCCTGACCCGGCAGCAGGTCAAGGACATCCTGGCCCGGACGGCCGACCGGATCGGCACCGATCACGACGCTGCCACCGGCCACAGCGACCGATTCGGTTTCGGCCGGGTGAATGCCTCGAAGGCCGTGGCCGCCGCCTTGGCCATGCCCTGA
- a CDS encoding heparin lyase I family protein — translation MRPTTRHGRLALVTLLSAAFICLKPAMAEILFKADFETGDFSQFSGKSRNIKSGHIEVDTEVVHSGKYSGRFTIHEDNVFNKGQLRVQANGAKVTVEEGSDTFMSLFMYMKEAPKDRDNFLYWEGSPPPGYNNVMTWWVEPKKDGSGTSVKYGTGNLGRKGVHWEADFTVGEWHQLGMHIHWSEDPAKGNAKLWWDGEVVLDKKVQTKGPQTVYFSQPGIHRAPHTKSVDTIYFDDILCATTFDEIKIRKPDAPKPR, via the coding sequence ATGAGACCGACAACCCGGCATGGCCGCCTGGCGCTCGTCACCCTGCTGTCGGCCGCATTCATCTGCCTCAAGCCGGCGATGGCCGAGATCCTCTTCAAGGCCGACTTCGAGACCGGCGACTTCAGCCAGTTCAGCGGCAAGAGCAGGAACATCAAGTCGGGGCATATCGAGGTCGACACCGAGGTCGTCCACTCCGGCAAATACTCGGGCAGGTTCACGATCCACGAGGACAACGTCTTCAATAAGGGTCAATTGCGCGTCCAGGCCAACGGGGCCAAGGTCACGGTCGAGGAAGGCTCGGACACCTTCATGTCCCTCTTCATGTACATGAAAGAAGCCCCCAAGGATCGCGACAACTTCCTCTACTGGGAGGGCAGCCCGCCCCCCGGCTACAACAACGTGATGACCTGGTGGGTCGAGCCCAAGAAGGACGGCTCGGGCACATCCGTCAAATACGGCACCGGCAACCTGGGCCGCAAGGGGGTCCACTGGGAGGCCGACTTCACTGTCGGCGAGTGGCACCAGCTTGGCATGCACATCCACTGGTCGGAGGATCCCGCCAAGGGAAACGCCAAGCTCTGGTGGGACGGCGAGGTGGTCCTGGACAAGAAGGTGCAGACCAAGGGCCCGCAGACCGTCTACTTCTCCCAGCCCGGAATCCACCGCGCCCCGCACACCAAATCGGTCGACACCATCTACTTCGACGACATCCTCTGCGCCACGACCTTCGACGAGATCAAGATCCGGAAGCCGGACGCCCCGAAGCCGAGATGA
- a CDS encoding type II toxin-antitoxin system VapC family toxin — protein MPDPGSDARVRIQVFEGGPNLSLHRSKLGTKTRSNYDAAYLELAMRRGLLLATLDGRLRTAALAVWVSSFARRGAPHKG, from the coding sequence GTGCCCGACCCTGGAAGCGACGCCCGCGTGCGGATTCAGGTCTTCGAGGGCGGGCCCAACCTGTCGCTGCATCGCAGCAAGCTCGGGACGAAAACGCGTTCCAACTATGATGCGGCCTATCTCGAACTCGCGATGCGGCGTGGCCTGCTGTTGGCGACGCTCGATGGCAGGCTCAGGACGGCCGCTCTTGCGGTCTGGGTCTCGTCGTTTGCGCGACGGGGCGCACCTCACAAGGGGTGA
- the accD gene encoding acetyl-CoA carboxylase, carboxyltransferase subunit beta has translation MPSTPPGAPADRREGHAVSKGVPEGIFMRCDGCQATLYRKQVEENLGVCPECNHHFTVPARRRIAQILDLDTFEEWFPNLQPADPLGFNDRRPYPERIKAEQLRTGLSEAAIVGQGFIKGIRLVLGITDSGFIMGSMGSVVGEKLTRAIEEATRQKLPVVIVSGSGGGARMHEGILSLMQMAKVSAALARHNAAGGLYISVLTNPTMGGVAASFASLGDIILAEPKALIGFAGPKVIQQTVRVRLPAGFQTSEFLLQHGFLDRIVPRHELRGLLSQLLDFVSP, from the coding sequence ATGCCCTCGACACCCCCAGGCGCACCCGCCGACCGACGCGAAGGACACGCCGTGAGCAAGGGGGTCCCCGAAGGCATCTTCATGCGCTGCGACGGCTGCCAGGCCACCCTCTACCGCAAGCAGGTCGAGGAGAACCTGGGCGTCTGCCCCGAGTGCAACCACCACTTCACCGTTCCGGCGCGGCGGCGGATCGCCCAGATCCTCGACCTCGACACCTTCGAGGAGTGGTTCCCCAACCTCCAGCCCGCCGACCCCCTGGGCTTCAACGACCGCCGCCCCTACCCCGAGCGCATCAAGGCCGAGCAGCTGCGCACCGGCCTGAGCGAGGCGGCCATCGTCGGCCAGGGGTTCATCAAGGGCATCCGCCTGGTGCTGGGCATCACCGACAGCGGATTCATCATGGGCAGCATGGGCTCCGTCGTCGGCGAGAAGCTGACCAGGGCCATCGAGGAAGCCACCCGCCAGAAGCTCCCCGTCGTCATCGTCTCCGGCTCGGGCGGCGGCGCCCGGATGCACGAGGGGATCCTCTCCTTGATGCAGATGGCCAAGGTCTCCGCGGCCCTGGCCCGCCACAACGCCGCCGGCGGCCTCTACATCAGCGTCCTGACCAACCCCACCATGGGCGGAGTTGCCGCCTCGTTCGCCTCCCTGGGCGACATCATCCTCGCCGAGCCCAAGGCCCTCATCGGCTTCGCCGGCCCCAAGGTCATCCAGCAGACCGTCCGCGTCCGCCTCCCCGCAGGCTTCCAGACCAGCGAGTTCCTCCTCCAGCACGGCTTCCTCGACCGCATCGTCCCCCGCCACGAGCTGAGAGGCCTCCTCTCCCAGCTCCTCGACTTCGTCTCGCCCTGA
- a CDS encoding histidine phosphatase family protein, which translates to MTQVVLIRPGATVYDEQNRVQGILDIPLSDRGKLEVVALAETLAGVHLAAIYCGPGESVVRTAEAVGRALSLKPKRLDELRNLDQGLWQGLQVDEIRRRHQRVFRQWLDDPLTICPPQGESVEDALERLKAALKPLIRRHRDESIGMVVGDPIAQFIACYLRRDPLVQLQEQAATGRFERIEVSADLGRNGDDH; encoded by the coding sequence ATGACCCAGGTGGTCTTGATCCGCCCCGGCGCCACCGTCTATGACGAGCAGAACCGCGTCCAGGGCATCCTCGACATCCCCCTCAGCGACCGGGGCAAGCTCGAGGTCGTCGCCCTGGCCGAGACGCTCGCGGGCGTCCACCTCGCCGCCATCTACTGCGGGCCAGGCGAGAGCGTCGTCCGCACCGCCGAGGCCGTCGGCCGCGCCCTCTCGCTCAAGCCCAAGCGGCTCGACGAGTTGCGGAACCTCGACCAGGGCCTCTGGCAGGGCCTGCAAGTCGACGAGATCCGCCGCCGCCACCAGCGGGTCTTCCGCCAGTGGCTCGACGACCCGTTGACGATCTGCCCCCCCCAAGGCGAAAGTGTCGAAGATGCCCTCGAACGACTCAAGGCGGCGCTGAAGCCCCTGATCAGGCGCCACCGAGACGAGTCGATCGGCATGGTCGTCGGCGACCCCATCGCCCAGTTCATCGCCTGCTATCTGCGCCGGGATCCCCTGGTCCAGCTTCAGGAACAGGCCGCCACCGGCCGATTCGAACGGATTGAAGTCTCCGCCGATCTCGGACGCAACGGCGACGACCACTGA
- the rpe gene encoding ribulose-phosphate 3-epimerase yields MDTAPAPFITPSMLSCDFARAGDELHALKAAGALGVHLDVMDGHFVPNLTFGAPVIAWWRKVTDLPFDVHLMMSDPGRYLDDFIEAGCDRIIFHIEVVPDPIDLIERIRAAGCQASLTLNPPTPFSAIEPFLDAVDAILVMSVMPGFGGQAFQPEVLEKVRAARAARPDLPISIDGGINPQTIGEAFDAGATQFVAGSAVFRGEQNYAEALAELADHARRGPRRGSSPALPAGPTSTA; encoded by the coding sequence ATGGACACGGCCCCCGCGCCGTTCATCACCCCGTCGATGCTCAGCTGCGACTTCGCCCGCGCCGGCGACGAGCTGCACGCCCTGAAGGCGGCCGGGGCCCTGGGCGTCCACCTGGACGTGATGGACGGCCACTTCGTCCCCAATCTCACCTTCGGCGCCCCCGTCATCGCCTGGTGGCGCAAGGTCACCGACCTCCCCTTCGACGTCCACCTGATGATGTCCGACCCCGGGCGTTACCTCGACGACTTCATCGAGGCCGGCTGCGATCGGATCATCTTCCACATCGAGGTCGTCCCCGATCCCATCGACCTGATCGAGCGGATCCGGGCGGCCGGCTGCCAGGCGAGCCTCACGCTCAACCCGCCCACCCCGTTCTCGGCCATCGAGCCATTCCTGGACGCCGTCGACGCGATTTTGGTGATGAGCGTGATGCCCGGCTTCGGCGGCCAGGCGTTCCAGCCCGAAGTTTTGGAGAAGGTCAGGGCGGCCCGCGCCGCGCGCCCCGACCTGCCGATCTCGATCGACGGCGGGATCAACCCGCAGACGATCGGCGAGGCGTTCGACGCCGGTGCCACCCAGTTCGTGGCCGGCTCGGCCGTCTTCCGCGGCGAACAGAATTACGCGGAGGCGCTGGCCGAGTTGGCCGATCACGCCCGCCGCGGGCCCCGACGAGGCAGCAGCCCGGCCTTACCCGCCGGGCCGACTTCAACGGCATGA